A genomic region of Pyramidobacter porci contains the following coding sequences:
- a CDS encoding cold shock domain-containing protein, with amino-acid sequence MKGKVKWFNSTKGFGFITTEEGKDVFVHFSAIKMDGYKSLEENEEVEFDVVDGEKGPQAANVVRL; translated from the coding sequence TTGAAGGGCAAAGTGAAATGGTTCAACAGCACCAAGGGCTTCGGTTTCATCACCACCGAAGAGGGCAAGGACGTTTTTGTCCATTTTAGCGCTATCAAGATGGACGGCTACAAGTCCCTTGAGGAGAACGAAGAAGTCGAGTTCGATGTCGTCGATGGTGAAAAGGGCCCTCAGGCTGCTAACGTCGTCCGTCTGTAA
- the rpoD gene encoding RNA polymerase sigma factor RpoD has product MTSTLDAVPKEPDDPFAEVPADEDLDNFSGPDAEDLAEVGTDDELDENLALEGEQGGDDSEESSPGEISESDPDYLRSMMSHIRGLIVQGRKTGYVTHKDIEKYIPADYWSSEILDNVFINLTELGIQVLDDSAQVSSKDSNSAKSKRPSRSRAKISEEGESPDVSGDDDSASDFASSGGDEAPGYGEELGRMEDVPLSDPVRMYLREIGKVPLLSGEKERELAIRVEAGDAEAKQQIIDANLRLVVSIAKKYIGRGMLFLDLIQEGNLGLIRAVEKFDYRKGFKFSTYATWWIRQAITRAIADQARTIRIPVHMVETINKMVRISRQLVQKLGREPSDEEIAHEMEIESGRVEEIRRIAQLPVSLETPIGEEEDSQLGDFIEDRNMPSPEDAAAGNLLHEQIEEMLDALSDREREVLRYRFGLEDGRSYTLEEVGRRFGVTRERIRQIEAKALRKLRHPSRSKKLRDFLE; this is encoded by the coding sequence TTGACTTCCACGCTGGATGCGGTTCCCAAAGAACCCGACGATCCGTTTGCCGAGGTCCCCGCAGACGAAGACCTCGACAATTTCAGCGGCCCCGACGCGGAGGATCTCGCCGAGGTGGGAACCGACGATGAGCTCGACGAAAATCTGGCTCTTGAGGGAGAACAGGGAGGAGACGATTCGGAGGAATCTTCTCCCGGCGAAATCTCGGAAAGCGATCCGGACTATCTGCGTTCCATGATGAGTCATATCCGCGGGCTTATCGTGCAGGGCCGCAAGACTGGCTATGTGACTCACAAGGATATCGAAAAATATATTCCCGCAGATTACTGGAGTTCCGAGATTCTGGACAATGTTTTCATTAATTTGACGGAGCTTGGCATTCAAGTGCTGGATGATTCCGCTCAAGTTTCATCAAAGGATAGTAATTCAGCCAAATCGAAGCGGCCTTCGAGAAGCAGGGCGAAAATTTCTGAGGAGGGAGAAAGCCCCGACGTTTCGGGCGATGACGACAGCGCGTCTGATTTCGCCTCGTCCGGCGGCGACGAAGCTCCCGGTTACGGGGAAGAGCTTGGACGCATGGAAGACGTGCCTCTGTCCGATCCCGTGCGCATGTATCTGCGCGAGATCGGCAAAGTTCCCCTCTTAAGCGGAGAGAAGGAACGCGAGCTGGCGATCAGGGTCGAAGCCGGCGACGCGGAGGCGAAACAGCAGATCATCGACGCCAATCTTCGTCTGGTCGTCAGCATCGCCAAAAAATACATCGGCCGCGGCATGCTGTTCCTCGACCTGATCCAGGAAGGCAATCTCGGCCTGATCCGCGCCGTGGAGAAGTTCGACTACCGCAAAGGTTTCAAGTTCAGCACCTACGCCACGTGGTGGATCCGTCAGGCGATCACCCGCGCCATCGCCGACCAGGCGCGCACGATCCGCATCCCCGTGCACATGGTGGAGACCATCAACAAAATGGTGCGCATTTCCCGCCAGCTCGTGCAGAAACTTGGGCGCGAACCCAGCGACGAGGAGATCGCGCACGAAATGGAGATCGAAAGCGGACGCGTCGAAGAGATCCGCCGCATCGCTCAACTTCCCGTCTCGTTGGAAACTCCCATCGGCGAAGAAGAGGACAGCCAGCTCGGCGATTTTATCGAAGACCGCAACATGCCCAGTCCCGAGGACGCCGCCGCCGGCAACCTGCTCCACGAGCAGATTGAGGAGATGCTCGACGCGCTCTCTGACCGCGAGCGCGAAGTGCTGCGCTACCGCTTTGGGTTGGAGGACGGACGTTCCTATACGCTCGAAGAAGTGGGGCGCCGCTTCGGCGTCACCCGCGAGCGCATCCGTCAGATCGAAGCCAAGGCGCTGAGAAAACTGC
- a CDS encoding DedA family protein, translated as MLSDVFSSLVSWLVDTIGSLGYTGIVALMFLESSFFPFPSEVVMPPAGFLAHGGQMSLLWVLLAGITGSLLGALFNYWLSLRFGRPFFVKYGKHFGITPEVLDKADSFFERHGHISTFVGRLIPVIRQYISLPAGIARMNLTRFCFYTTLGAGIWVVILTLLGYWLGANKSLIQRYLSEISMVLCAACTVIVAFYIWRQKTRQESKKSR; from the coding sequence ATGCTAAGCGATGTTTTTAGCAGTTTAGTCAGCTGGCTGGTGGATACGATCGGCTCGCTGGGGTATACGGGAATCGTCGCGCTGATGTTCCTGGAGTCGTCTTTTTTCCCTTTCCCCAGCGAAGTCGTTATGCCTCCGGCCGGCTTTTTGGCCCACGGAGGACAAATGTCGCTGCTTTGGGTGCTTCTTGCAGGAATTACGGGCAGTCTGTTGGGAGCGCTGTTTAATTATTGGCTGTCGCTGCGCTTTGGGCGCCCCTTCTTCGTCAAGTACGGCAAACATTTCGGGATCACGCCAGAGGTTCTTGACAAAGCCGATTCGTTCTTCGAACGCCATGGGCACATCAGCACGTTCGTCGGCCGTTTGATCCCGGTGATTCGTCAGTATATTTCGCTGCCGGCGGGGATCGCTCGCATGAACCTGACGCGCTTTTGCTTTTATACGACGCTCGGCGCCGGCATCTGGGTGGTCATCCTGACGCTGCTTGGGTACTGGCTGGGAGCCAATAAATCGCTGATCCAGCGGTATCTTTCCGAGATCAGCATGGTTCTTTGCGCCGCCTGCACAGTTATCGTGGCGTTTTATATCTGGCGCCAGAAAACACGTCAGGAATCAAAAAAGAGCCGATAG